Proteins from a single region of Eucalyptus grandis chloroplast, complete genome:
- the ndhB gene encoding NADH-plastoquinone oxidoreductase subunit 2, which translates to MIWHVQNENLILDSTRIFMKAFHLLLFDGSFIFPECILIFGLILLLMIDSTSDQKDIPWFYFISSTSLVMSITALLFRWREEPMIIFSGNFQTNNFNEIFQFLILLCSTLCIPLSVEYIECTEMAITEFLLFVLTATLGGMFLCGANDLITIFVAPECFSLCSYLLSGYTKKDVRSNEATMKYLLMGGASSSILVHGFSWLYGSSGGEIELQEIVNGLINTQMYNSPGILIALLFITVGIGFKLSLAPSHQWTPDVYEGSPTPVVAFLSVTSKVAASASATRIFDIPFYFSSNEWHLLLEILAILSMILGNLIAITQTSMKRMLAYSSIGQIGYVIIGIIVGDSNGGYASMITYMLFYISMNLGTFACIVLFGLRTGTDNIRDYAGLYTKDPFLALSLALCLLSLGGLPPLAGFFGKLHLFWCGWQAGLYFLVSIGLLTSVISIYYYLKIIKLLMTGRNQEITPHVRNYRRSPLRSNNSIELSMIVCVIASTIPGISMNPIIAIAQDTLF; encoded by the exons ATGATCTGGCATGTACAGAATGAAAACCTCATTCTCGATTCTACGAGAATTTTTATGAAAGCCTTTCATTTGCTTCTCTTCGATGGAAGTTTTATTTTCCCAGAATGTATCCTAATTTTTGGCCTAATTCTTCTTCTGATGATCGATTCAACCTCTGATCAAAAAGATATACCTTGGTTCTATTTCATCTCTTCAACAAGTTTAGTAATGAGCATAACGGCCCTATTGTTCCGATGGAGAGAAGAACCTATGATTATCTTTTCAGGAAATTTCCAAACGAACAATTTCAACGAAATCTTTCAATTTCTTATTTTACTATGTTCAACTCTATGTATTCCTCTATCCGTAGAGTACATTGAATGTACAGAAATGGCTATCACAGAGTTTCTCTTATTTGTATTAACAGCTACTCTAGGAGGAATGTTTTTATGCGGTGCTAACGATTTAATAACTATCTTTGTAGCTCCAGAATGTTTCAGTTTATGCTCCTACCTATTATCTGGATATACCAAGAAGGATGTACGGTCTAATGAGGCTACTATGAAATATTTACTCATGGGTGGGGCAAGCTCTTCTATTCTGGTTCATGGTTTCTCTTGGCTATATGGTTCATCCGGGGGAGAGATCGAGCTTCAAGAAATAGTGAATGGTCTTATCAATACACAAATGTATAACTCCCCAGGAATTTTAATTGCGCTTCTATTCATCACTGTAGGAATTGGGTTCAAGCTTTCCCTAGCCCCTTCTCATCAATGGACTCCTGACGTATACGAAGGA TCTCCCACTCCAGTCGTTGCTTTTCTTTCTGTTACTTCGAAAGTAGCTGCTTCAGCTTCAGCCACTCGAATTTTCGATATTCCTTTTTATTTCTCATCAAACGAATGGCATCTTCTTCTGGAAATCCTAGCTATTCTTAGCATGATATTGGGGAATCTCATTGCTATTACTCAAACAAGCATGAAACGTATGCTTGCATATTCGTCCATAGGTCAAATCGGATATGTAATTATTGGAATAATTGTTGGAGACTCAAATGGTGGATATGCGAGCATGATAACTTATATGCTGTTCTATATCTCCATGAATCTAGGAACTTTTGCTTGCATTGTATTATTTGGTCTACGTACCGGAACTGATAACATTCGAGATTATGCAGGATTATACACGAAAGATCCTTTTTTGGCTCTCTCTTTAGCCCTATGTCTCTTATCCCTAGGAGGTCTTCCTCCACTAGCAGGTTTTTTCGGAAAACTCCATTTATTCTGGTGTGGATGGCAGGCAGGCCTATACTTCTTGGTTTCAATAGGACTCCTTACGAGCGTTATTTCTATCTACTATTATCTAAAAATAATCAAGTTATTAATGACTGGACGAAACCAAGAAATAACACCTCACGTGCGAAATTATAGAAGATCCCCTTTAAGATCAAACAATTCCATCGAATTGAGTATGATTGTATGTGTGATAGCATCTACTATACCAGGAATATCAATGAACCCGATTATTGCAATTGCTCAGGATACCCTTTTTTAG
- the rps7 gene encoding ribosomal protein S7: MSRRGTAEEKTAKSDPIYRNRLVNMLVNRILKHGKKSLAYQIIYRAMKKIQQKTETNPLSVLRQAIRGVTPDIAVKARRVGGSTHQVPIEIGSTQGKALAIRWLLGASRKRPGRNMAFKLSSELVDAAKGSGDAIRKKEETHRMAEANRAFAHFR, from the coding sequence ATGTCACGTCGAGGTACTGCAGAAGAAAAAACTGCAAAATCCGATCCAATTTATCGTAATCGATTAGTTAACATGTTGGTTAACCGTATTCTGAAACACGGAAAAAAATCATTGGCTTATCAAATTATCTATCGAGCCATGAAAAAGATTCAACAAAAGACAGAAACAAATCCACTATCCGTTTTACGTCAAGCAATACGTGGAGTAACTCCCGATATAGCAGTAAAAGCAAGACGTGTAGGCGGATCGACTCATCAAGTTCCCATTGAAATAGGATCCACACAAGGAAAAGCACTTGCCATTCGTTGGTTATTAGGAGCATCCCGAAAACGTCCGGGTCGAAATATGGCTTTCAAATTAAGTTCCGAATTAGTGGATGCTGCCAAAGGGAGTGGCGATGCCATACGCAAAAAGGAAGAGACTCATAGAATGGCAGAGGCAAATAGAGCTTTTGCGCATTTTCGTTAA